The Polynucleobacter sp. TSB-Sco08W16 genome includes a region encoding these proteins:
- a CDS encoding tripartite tricarboxylate transporter substrate binding protein, with the protein MFKKLIKNIAISVVVVPVLMGSAFAAYPDKPIKMMIGYAPGSSTDIVGRMIANDLSIALKQPIIVENRGGAAGSLAAEAVAKSNPDGYTILFAQNGLAINVAANPKLPFNGQKDLLPVVGVAATPHILIVNNNSPAKSVADLIAMLKADPGKLSFGSSGIGNSDHMAGELFLATTGLQAIHVPYKGGAPAATDLMGGQIDFYFAGMPVGLPLYKGDKVRGLAVTSKGRFSGAPELVTIQEAGVKGYEMALWQGIFVAAGTSPAIVKQLNAATLKILETPEMKERFQKAGVQIAPMNTQQFSDLYFSDIARWKVVIEKAKIKLD; encoded by the coding sequence ATGTTTAAAAAATTAATAAAAAACATAGCAATAAGTGTTGTAGTGGTCCCAGTATTAATGGGTTCAGCCTTCGCTGCATACCCAGATAAGCCCATCAAGATGATGATTGGCTATGCACCAGGCAGCTCAACGGATATTGTTGGCAGAATGATTGCCAATGATCTCAGTATTGCTCTGAAGCAACCGATTATTGTTGAGAATCGCGGTGGTGCTGCAGGTAGCTTGGCTGCCGAGGCTGTTGCTAAAAGTAATCCCGATGGTTACACCATCTTATTTGCACAAAATGGCTTAGCAATTAATGTGGCAGCTAATCCAAAGTTGCCATTTAATGGTCAAAAAGATTTGCTTCCTGTAGTAGGAGTGGCTGCTACACCGCACATATTGATTGTGAACAACAATTCACCTGCTAAGTCTGTAGCAGATCTGATTGCTATGCTAAAAGCGGATCCCGGGAAGTTAAGCTTTGGATCTTCCGGAATTGGAAATTCAGATCACATGGCGGGTGAATTATTTTTGGCTACAACTGGCTTGCAAGCTATTCACGTTCCATACAAGGGCGGGGCTCCAGCTGCTACAGATTTAATGGGCGGACAGATTGATTTTTACTTTGCTGGTATGCCGGTCGGCCTTCCTTTGTATAAAGGCGATAAGGTCAGGGGCTTGGCGGTTACTAGTAAGGGGCGCTTTAGTGGCGCGCCTGAACTAGTGACGATTCAGGAGGCTGGCGTGAAAGGTTATGAGATGGCCTTGTGGCAAGGGATCTTTGTTGCAGCGGGCACTTCACCTGCCATCGTTAAGCAACTGAACGCTGCCACTCTGAAAATCTTAGAAACACCAGAGATGAAAGAGCGTTTTCAAAAGGCGGGCGTTCAAATTGCACCGATGAATACCCAGCAGTTCTCAGATCTCTACTTCTCCGATATTGCTCGGTGGAAGGTGGTTATAGAAAAGGCGAAGATTAAGCTGGATTAA
- a CDS encoding pirin family protein produces the protein MLFLRKSQDRGYADHGWLKSFHSFSFAGYHDPRFMGWGNLRVINEDRVAPGMGFGKHSHRNMEIISYVLSGELAHEDSMGNVKGIPPGDVQRMSAGTGVTHSEFNHAKDQTTHFLQIWIEPNALEITPGYEQKTIPPANKQGKLCLVASPDGQDGSVSMTADAKMYAGLFDGNQAASLTLNPKRKAYVHLIQGSLSVNGQDLNAGDALLIQDESQIDIANGKSAEVLVFDLSA, from the coding sequence ATGCTATTTCTCAGAAAATCCCAAGATCGAGGCTACGCAGACCACGGCTGGCTCAAGAGCTTTCACTCCTTCTCCTTTGCTGGGTACCACGACCCTCGTTTTATGGGTTGGGGGAATCTACGAGTGATCAATGAGGATCGCGTCGCACCAGGGATGGGGTTTGGCAAACATAGCCATCGGAACATGGAGATCATTAGCTATGTTCTATCCGGAGAATTGGCGCATGAAGATAGCATGGGCAATGTCAAAGGCATTCCGCCAGGAGATGTGCAACGCATGAGTGCAGGCACTGGCGTAACCCACAGCGAGTTCAATCATGCAAAAGATCAAACAACCCATTTCTTGCAAATTTGGATTGAACCGAATGCCTTAGAAATCACGCCTGGCTATGAACAGAAAACAATTCCGCCAGCAAACAAACAAGGAAAGCTTTGTTTAGTGGCCTCGCCTGATGGTCAGGATGGATCAGTTAGCATGACTGCGGATGCGAAGATGTATGCAGGTCTGTTTGATGGCAATCAAGCGGCTTCACTAACATTAAATCCAAAGCGAAAAGCGTATGTTCATTTAATTCAAGGTTCGCTCAGCGTCAATGGCCAAGACTTAAATGCTGGAGATGCGCTATTAATTCAAGATGAATCTCAAATAGATATCGCCAATGGAAAAAGCGCTGAAGTCTTGGTATTTGACCTCAGCGCCTAA
- a CDS encoding TAXI family TRAP transporter solute-binding subunit, with translation MGSFKQNTQETFLGISETARENWGDFVQFLKEAWPLLALLLVILMGIWWYADPPPPRHVLMATGSPGGSYEDLGKKYAEFFAKKGVVLELVPSMGAEENIARLSDRKDPIQAAFVQAGVGHPKDVSGIQSLGSIGYDPIWFFYNGPELPQSDFAIVNRHAKYFSNRKISVGVKGSGTHAQAIHILTASGMDKSALQFVHLPGEQAVKALQRGEIDGTFIVDAFEAPNVQELLKDPKIHLVTFRRAAAYAKRIPYYHILDVPEGAFDLERNFPGEDIKLLATSTNLLIDDRMHPAIQFLFLEAAREINGKASFFAHRGEFPSFKDSLFPESPVAVHYEKNNYPLLSAYFPFWAAEFISRLLFVLLPFCVLAYPVLRVLPSYRMRLMYNKINRLYGTLKTYEQDLLMGFSAEKRDDYLKKLDLLEYQALNIQVSKRLAGDYYALRTSIDYVRNCLNRGMHPYQSNEEPQPYQYTDGVDPDL, from the coding sequence ATGGGAAGCTTTAAACAGAATACGCAAGAAACCTTTTTAGGAATTTCTGAGACCGCTCGGGAGAACTGGGGTGACTTCGTTCAATTTTTGAAGGAAGCTTGGCCGCTATTGGCTTTATTACTCGTGATTTTGATGGGAATCTGGTGGTATGCCGATCCGCCGCCCCCAAGACATGTGCTGATGGCTACTGGATCGCCTGGTGGATCCTATGAAGATCTCGGTAAAAAATATGCAGAATTCTTTGCGAAGAAGGGGGTTGTACTTGAGCTTGTGCCCTCCATGGGGGCCGAAGAAAATATCGCCCGCTTAAGCGACCGTAAGGATCCAATTCAGGCTGCATTTGTACAGGCAGGTGTTGGGCATCCAAAAGATGTTAGCGGCATTCAGTCATTGGGTTCAATTGGGTATGACCCGATTTGGTTTTTCTATAACGGACCCGAATTACCGCAGAGTGATTTTGCAATCGTTAATCGACATGCAAAATATTTTTCAAATCGTAAAATTTCTGTTGGGGTGAAAGGTAGCGGAACCCATGCACAAGCGATCCATATTCTGACTGCATCAGGAATGGATAAATCAGCTCTGCAATTTGTTCACTTACCTGGAGAGCAGGCTGTTAAAGCTTTGCAGCGGGGTGAGATCGATGGAACCTTTATCGTAGATGCCTTTGAGGCACCTAACGTTCAAGAGTTGCTCAAGGATCCTAAGATTCATTTGGTGACCTTCAGGCGTGCAGCTGCTTATGCCAAGCGTATTCCTTACTATCATATTTTGGATGTGCCTGAGGGCGCCTTTGACTTAGAGCGCAACTTTCCTGGTGAAGATATCAAGTTATTGGCTACTTCCACGAATTTATTAATTGACGATCGTATGCATCCAGCAATCCAATTTTTATTTCTTGAGGCGGCTAGAGAAATCAATGGCAAGGCTTCTTTCTTTGCGCATAGAGGTGAATTCCCCTCCTTCAAAGATTCTCTTTTTCCAGAGAGTCCAGTAGCGGTTCACTACGAGAAAAATAATTACCCCTTACTCTCCGCGTATTTTCCATTTTGGGCAGCTGAATTTATTAGCCGTCTACTCTTTGTATTGTTGCCATTCTGTGTGCTTGCTTACCCTGTATTACGGGTACTGCCAAGCTATCGTATGCGCTTGATGTATAACAAAATCAACCGTCTCTATGGAACGCTGAAAACATACGAACAAGATTTATTAATGGGCTTTTCTGCTGAGAAACGCGATGATTATTTAAAGAAGCTCGATCTGCTGGAATATCAGGCTTTAAACATTCAAGTCTCTAAGCGCCTGGCGGGTGACTACTATGCCTTACGTACCAGTATTGATTACGTACGCAACTGTTTAAATCGGGGAATGCATCCTTATCAATCCAATGAAGAGCCTCAGCCCTATCAATACACTGACGGTGTTGACCCCGACCTGTAA
- a CDS encoding phosphate-starvation-inducible protein PsiE, translating into MNMTPTSPKDATKLEDAIEKWTVPIGNLFVSLFHRIALFGIGAATVWSAAVAFLGMVSKGSASIEDLLLLFIYLEIGAMVGIYFKTNHMPVRFLIYVAITAVTRLIIDLVNTKHEADMAILFMGITILILALANAVVRYASFKFPSRNSDNE; encoded by the coding sequence ATGAATATGACCCCTACCTCACCAAAAGATGCCACTAAGCTGGAAGATGCTATTGAAAAGTGGACAGTCCCCATTGGCAACTTATTTGTTTCTCTGTTTCATCGTATCGCCCTATTTGGAATTGGCGCTGCCACCGTATGGTCAGCAGCCGTTGCATTCTTAGGAATGGTCAGTAAAGGCTCAGCCTCAATTGAAGATTTATTGCTGCTATTTATCTACTTAGAGATTGGCGCCATGGTGGGTATTTATTTCAAGACCAATCATATGCCTGTGCGCTTCTTGATCTATGTTGCCATCACAGCAGTTACCCGCTTGATTATCGATCTTGTAAACACTAAGCATGAAGCAGATATGGCCATTTTGTTCATGGGCATCACTATTCTAATTTTGGCATTAGCCAATGCTGTAGTGCGTTACGCGTCCTTCAAGTTTCCCAGCAGAAATAGCGATAACGAATAA
- a CDS encoding NAD(P)/FAD-dependent oxidoreductase, translating into MDRRYFIGQSAAALGLLAGFSGQARANLQKAEILVIGGGYGGATAAKYLRLFSNNTAKVTLIEPNTSFISCPLSNLVVGGSRTLAELTSPYDGLSKRHGVKIIQDSVTSIDPDKKVVKLSSGKILPYDKVIVSPGVSLLMNSIEGLSQANKAGVTLQAWKAGPETVALHKQLAAMRDGGTYAISIPEAPYRCPPGPYERACQVASYFKQNKPKSKVLILDANQDVVSKGALFKKVWAEQYPGMVEYLPKHNVTAVDAKTKTIHFEIQDEIKADVLNLLPTMSAGEIAVKTGLANSNGRWVNVNFLNFESTAQKDIHVLGDSIQVAYAMPKSGHMANQHAKVAAAAIVAELSDWEVNPSPVLTNTCYSFVNAKEVIHVASVHQYIAAEKTFKPVPGSGGVSPGPTTLEGIYAWGWAHNIWADSLA; encoded by the coding sequence ATGGATCGTCGATACTTTATTGGTCAGAGTGCAGCAGCACTTGGATTGCTAGCAGGCTTCTCAGGGCAGGCACGGGCAAATTTACAAAAGGCAGAAATTCTTGTGATTGGTGGCGGCTATGGCGGCGCTACAGCTGCTAAGTATCTGCGACTGTTCTCCAACAATACGGCCAAAGTGACCTTGATTGAGCCCAATACCTCATTCATTTCTTGCCCACTCTCCAATCTTGTTGTTGGTGGGTCTCGCACTCTAGCTGAACTCACCAGTCCTTATGACGGTCTCAGCAAGCGACATGGCGTAAAAATTATTCAAGATAGTGTCACGAGTATTGATCCCGATAAAAAAGTAGTGAAGCTATCCTCCGGAAAAATACTGCCATATGACAAAGTAATCGTATCGCCAGGCGTAAGTCTACTCATGAATAGTATTGAGGGGCTATCACAAGCCAATAAGGCTGGAGTGACCCTGCAGGCATGGAAAGCGGGGCCCGAGACTGTGGCTTTACATAAGCAACTAGCCGCTATGCGTGATGGTGGCACTTATGCCATCAGCATTCCTGAAGCACCCTATCGCTGCCCTCCCGGACCTTACGAGCGGGCTTGCCAAGTAGCTAGCTATTTCAAACAAAATAAGCCGAAATCGAAAGTCCTCATCCTAGACGCCAATCAAGATGTGGTCTCTAAGGGTGCTTTATTTAAGAAGGTATGGGCTGAGCAATACCCTGGCATGGTGGAGTACCTACCCAAACACAACGTAACTGCGGTAGATGCAAAAACTAAAACAATTCATTTTGAAATTCAGGATGAGATCAAGGCAGATGTCTTAAATTTGCTTCCCACCATGAGTGCAGGTGAGATTGCGGTCAAAACTGGTCTAGCCAACTCGAATGGTCGCTGGGTGAATGTAAACTTTTTGAATTTTGAATCCACGGCACAAAAGGACATTCATGTCCTAGGGGATTCGATTCAGGTCGCATACGCGATGCCCAAATCAGGGCATATGGCCAATCAACATGCCAAGGTAGCTGCTGCTGCAATAGTTGCTGAACTTAGTGATTGGGAAGTAAACCCCTCGCCAGTTTTAACCAATACTTGCTATAGCTTTGTGAATGCCAAGGAAGTGATACACGTTGCCAGCGTTCACCAATACATTGCTGCTGAGAAAACATTTAAGCCCGTCCCTGGCTCTGGTGGCGTGTCTCCTGGGCCCACCACTCTTGAGGGGATTTATGCATGGGGCTGGGCTCACAATATCTGGGCGGATTCACTTGCTTGA
- a CDS encoding c-type cytochrome produces the protein MRIKNLRLAILQALVITGLLGIYAKSSFSQTPDATTLYNRGLAATCANCHGTDGKGVPNGGMPLINGYTSEQMLAQLLAFKSGAREGTIMPQLAKGYSDEQLEIIAKQLGKK, from the coding sequence ATGCGAATCAAGAATTTGAGGCTTGCTATATTGCAAGCTCTAGTGATTACTGGCTTATTGGGCATTTATGCAAAGAGTAGTTTTAGTCAAACTCCAGATGCCACTACTCTTTATAACCGAGGACTAGCGGCAACTTGCGCTAACTGTCACGGCACAGACGGTAAAGGTGTTCCCAATGGTGGGATGCCACTCATCAATGGATACACTAGCGAGCAAATGCTGGCTCAACTCCTGGCTTTTAAATCTGGTGCACGCGAAGGTACGATCATGCCGCAGTTAGCAAAAGGCTACTCTGATGAGCAACTCGAAATCATTGCCAAACAACTTGGCAAGAAATAA